The DNA window CCCGGGCGTGAATGTCTAGTGTCCTGACTGGTTGACATGCCTCCTGTCGTCGTTTACATATGTTAACATGGAGGATATCAAGAGCAGGATCATCGCCGCGGCACGGGCGCTTCACTTCGAACGCGGCCCCGACGCGGTCACCATGCGTGCGGTCGCCGAGCGGGTGGGCGTAACCGCCACAGCCCTGTATCGCCACTTCGCCGACAAGGACGCGATCCTCCGCGAAGTCACGGGCGAGGGCTCGCGCCTGCTCGGAAGCCACCTTTTTCGCGCGCTGGAGGCGCCCACGGCCATCGAGCGCCTGCGGGCGACGGCCGATGCGTACCTGGAGTTCGCCATCGCGCAGCCCCAGGCCTACCGCGCCCTGTTCGAGCCCGGGGCAGACGGCGCGGAAGAGTCTCCCCTGCACCGCCAGCGTGCAGCCGTGCGGCGTTTCCTTCGCGACCGTGTGCGCGAGGGGATGGATGCGGGCGTGCTGGCGGAGGGCGATCCAGATGGAATGGCGATGAGCTTTTGGGCCATGCTCCACGGTCTCGCCTCCTTCCATTTCGCAGGGATCACGCGGGCTGAGGGCCTGAGTCAACGTGCGTTAACCAACCTGATCGAGGGCATCGCCGCGTCCGGTAGTGCATCCACAGTACCGTAACGCACGTTAACTAGAGTGTCGCGGACGATCGTCGTCATCCACGTGCCCGCGACTGATCGTTAACAAGGGTGTTACCAAGCACGATCCGACTTGGCTTTCCGCCGAATCGGGCGCAAACCTCCCCGTTCAACCTCCAACTTCCCGCATCGCCGCAACTTCCAGCCCCTTCGCTGTCTTCGACCGGCCCGATTGACTAGAGAACGCGCGCAATGCGCCTACAATCCGTGTTTCCTCCCGAGGACGATGCGGAACCCTCGCGTGCCCGGGATCGTGCGTCCTGCGCGATTCTGGGAGGTCGCCTTTTTCTCCATCAGGGGGCGGATCGAGGGGGGCCAAGGACGCGAGTTCGGCTTTCGTGTCGCTGCCGCGCCCGGGTTGAGATGCTCCCCAGGCAAGATCCTTCGGCCCACGTGGTGGCGGGTTGGAGCGGGTGCGGTGCGCTTGGGCCTCTGGATGACAGACGGTGTGGCGTGGGCCGTCAGAGGCGTGGGTCGGAGGCTTTCTGGACACACCCAACCCTGCCCCTGCAGCCGAAACGAGTCGAGGCCCGCTCTCCGGATGGGAGCGGGCCTCGTGATCTCTACCGAGCCGAGGTGGCTTCAGTTGGTGCGGTAGCGCCGGCTTACCTCGTCCAGCCGCTTGCGCTCCTCTTCCGTGAGGGAGCCCAGGCCCTTGGACGAGATCTTGTCGAGAATGCGGTCGACGTCGTCCAGCAGCTCGCGCTCGGCGGCGGCAACGGCCTTCTTGTTGGCCGGCCTTACCTGAGTAGCCGTGGCCGCCTGGGTGCGCGCGGGCTCGGGCTTCTTTCCAGACCAGGGCACCAGGGCCATGCCGCCGCGCTTCGGCTTGCTCTTGCGCGCGAACGCCGGCACCTCGCCCCACGCCGGCGGCGCCCAGGGGCTCTTCAGGTACAGGAACGCCGCGAGCATGCCGCCCAGGTGGGCCAGGACCGCAACGCCGTTCCCGCTCCCCTCCAGCGCCATCATCAGGTTGATGAACACCAGCCCCGCCACCAGCCACTTCGCCTTGACGGGGAAGATCCCCCAGATGTGGATCTCCATGTCGGGCCAGATCATCGCGAACGCCAGTATCACGCCCAGCGTGGCCGCCGACGCGCCGACGATGAACGAGGCGGGATCCACGAAGTACAGCAGCGCCGAGAGCAGCGCACCGCCGGCCGCGGCGACCAGGTAGAACTTGATGAACCCACGCGATCCCCATCGTTCCTCGAGCGGCGGCCCGAAGAAGAACAGGGTGAGCATGTTGCCCAGCAGGTGGAAGATCCCCGCGTGCACGAACGAGTACGTGAGAATCGTCCACGGGCGCGTGACGAAATCCCGCGGGGCGAAGAACAGGTACGGCAGCAGCTCGCGGACTCCGGGAACGAACCCGAGGAGGACCACGGCCACATAGATCGCCGTGTTGGCGATCAGCAGGCGCTTGACCCAAGGGGTGAGGGAACTGCCGCCGAAGCCGCCGCCTGCATACGAATCCCGGTAAGCCATTTCCGTTGCAGAAGTGGAACGGGAGAAGAGACGCGCCCGAGGAGGTCGGGCGCTTTCCCCTCTCTACCCCCGTGGCGCGTCTCCGGTCCGCTGTCGTTTTCCGTCAGCCGAGCGCCGACTGGGCGATGCGCTCGCACAGCTCGGGGTAGCTGATTCCCACCGCCGCGGCGGCCTTGGGAAACAGGCTGGTGCCCGTCATCCCGGGGAGGGTGTTGGCCTCCAGGCACCACAGCTGTTCCTGCGCCAGGATGAAGTCGATGCGCGCGTATCCCCGCAGCTTCAGCACCTTGAAGGCGCGCAGCGCGTACGCCTGCATCTGCGCCACCACCTCTTCGTCCAGCGGCGCCGGGCACAGGTACTCCGTCATCCCCGGCGTGTACTTGCTCTCGTAGTCGTAGATGCCCTTCTTGGGGCGGATTTCCACCGGCGGAAGCGCCTGGTCGCCCAGGATGCCGACGGTGAGCTCGCGGCCCTTGGCGTAGCGCTCGATCATCACCTCGGTGTCATACTGCGAGGCATCCTTGACGGCGGCCTCCAGCTGATCGCGGTCCTTCACCACGTGCAGGCCCACGCTGGAGCCTTCGCGCGAGGGCTTCACCACGCAGGGAATGCCCACCAGGTCCTCGATGGTGTCGGGGTCGTACACGAAGCCGGGTGCGCGCGCCACGCGCCAGGGCAGCGTGGGAACCTGGGAGTCGCGCAGCAGGCGCTTGGTGACGTCCTTGTCCATGGCGATGCCGGAGCCCAGCGGCCCCGATCCCGTGTACTTGATGCCGAGCAGCTGCAGGTACGCCTGGATGGTGCCGTCCTCGCCCTCGCCGCCGTGCAGGGCCAGGAAGGCGATCTCGGCCGCCCGCAGCTGCTCCACCTGGCCCAGCTGCAGCAGCGGCAGCGCGTTCTCCATCTCGGCCGGCGGGGCCGACTTCACGCCGCCGGGGAGCAGGTCGCCCTCCTGCTCGGGCGGAATGAAGCCGCGGGCGGTGTCGACGGTGTAGACCTCGTGCCCGCGCTCGCGCAGCGCTTTTACGATTCCGGATCCCGACGCCAGCGACACTTCGCGTTCGGCACTCGTCCCCCCCATCAGCACGGCGATCTTCATCCAGCCCTCTCGGTCGGTCTTGTTGGCGATGTCTCGGTGGTTCGTTCGGCTCCGCCGCTACGCACGAACCGTACGAGCGCGCGCCACCCCCCACCCCTCCGCTCCAGGAGCGGGTGAACCCGCCGCTGGAAATGCGGAAAGCCCCGACGCGGGCCGCTGTCGCGTCCCGTTCGGGGCTGCACCTGCATGCGCGCCGCACCTTCGGACGCGCGCCGGGCTGGCTCCCTTCCCCCGCGGCAGTTTGCGGGGGAAGGGTTGGGGATGGGGGGCGCCGGCCCGAGCACCAGCATCAGCCCAATTGCACCGGGCTCTGAAGTGTACCCCCTCTCCCACGCTGTTTGTGGGAGAGGGTCGCACGCGTGTCAGCGCGGCGGGGTGAGGGCCCCACGGCAGCCGAGGCCTCGGCTGCCGTGGACGCTGCCGCGCCCTGGCTGGTACGTGCCCCAGGCTAGATCCTTCGGCGCGCGAAGAATGGGGCGTGGGCTGGTGCCGCGCGCCTGCGCCTCAGGATGACAAGTTGCTGTGTGTCAGCAGGTTGGGAACGCGATGCCCCTACGCGGCGCCGGGTGACGGCGCGGCAGGTGAGGGCCGCACAGCCTCCACCACCTTCCTGGCCAGCGCCGGCCCGAACCCCGGGATCGCGGCGATGTCCGCCTCCGCCGCGGCGACCACGCCGCGATACGAGCCGAACCGCTCCAGCAGCTGCTTCTGCCGCGAGGGGCCCACACCCGGGATGGTGGACAGCTCCGAGCGGATCGTGCGCTTCGTGCGCAGCTTGCGGTTGTACGTCACCGCGAAGCGGTGTGCCTCGTCGCGGATGCGCTGCACCAGGCGGAGCGCCGGGCTGCGGCGCGGCAGGCGGATGCTTTCCGAGCGGCCGGGTAGGAACAGCTCCTCCTCCTTCTTGGCCAGGCCCACGATCGACTGCTGCGGCAGGTCGATCTCTTCGAGCGCCTTGCGCGCCGCGCCCAGCTGCCCCTTGCCGCCGTCGATCACCGCCAGCTCGGGCAGCGGCTTCCCCTCTTCCACACGGCGGCG is part of the Longimicrobium sp. genome and encodes:
- a CDS encoding D-alanine--D-alanine ligase → MKIAVLMGGTSAEREVSLASGSGIVKALRERGHEVYTVDTARGFIPPEQEGDLLPGGVKSAPPAEMENALPLLQLGQVEQLRAAEIAFLALHGGEGEDGTIQAYLQLLGIKYTGSGPLGSGIAMDKDVTKRLLRDSQVPTLPWRVARAPGFVYDPDTIEDLVGIPCVVKPSREGSSVGLHVVKDRDQLEAAVKDASQYDTEVMIERYAKGRELTVGILGDQALPPVEIRPKKGIYDYESKYTPGMTEYLCPAPLDEEVVAQMQAYALRAFKVLKLRGYARIDFILAQEQLWCLEANTLPGMTGTSLFPKAAAAVGISYPELCERIAQSALG
- a CDS encoding rhomboid family intramembrane serine protease; translation: MAYRDSYAGGGFGGSSLTPWVKRLLIANTAIYVAVVLLGFVPGVRELLPYLFFAPRDFVTRPWTILTYSFVHAGIFHLLGNMLTLFFFGPPLEERWGSRGFIKFYLVAAAGGALLSALLYFVDPASFIVGASAATLGVILAFAMIWPDMEIHIWGIFPVKAKWLVAGLVFINLMMALEGSGNGVAVLAHLGGMLAAFLYLKSPWAPPAWGEVPAFARKSKPKRGGMALVPWSGKKPEPARTQAATATQVRPANKKAVAAAERELLDDVDRILDKISSKGLGSLTEEERKRLDEVSRRYRTN
- a CDS encoding TetR/AcrR family transcriptional regulator, yielding MEDIKSRIIAAARALHFERGPDAVTMRAVAERVGVTATALYRHFADKDAILREVTGEGSRLLGSHLFRALEAPTAIERLRATADAYLEFAIAQPQAYRALFEPGADGAEESPLHRQRAAVRRFLRDRVREGMDAGVLAEGDPDGMAMSFWAMLHGLASFHFAGITRAEGLSQRALTNLIEGIAASGSASTVP